A DNA window from Caretta caretta isolate rCarCar2 chromosome 7, rCarCar1.hap1, whole genome shotgun sequence contains the following coding sequences:
- the LOC125640619 gene encoding sodium/calcium exchanger 1-like isoform X4 has product MPHLSHLGASTFFLLLALSLPLHQAKVEEGLRSPTQGASSLDGANVSTLCQEASECQEGVILPVWLPQNPSVGDKVARAIVYFVAMIYMFLGMSIIADRFMASIEVITSQEKEITVKKANGETSTTTIRIWNETVSNLTLMALGSSAPEIMLSIIEIVGHNFQAGDMGPSTIVGSAAFNMFVIIAVCVHVVPEGETRRIKHLRVFFVTAAWSIFAYIWLYLILACFSPGEVEVWEGLLTFLFFPICVVQAWLADRRLLFYRYMQKKYRADKARGLIIETEGDASLPKLEVELDSAQASGMGEADKDGDEEARRDMARTLRDLRQKHPEKDMEQLIEMANYHVLVQQQKSRAFYRIQATRMMIGAGNILKKHAADQARKALSLPEVRPEDDDSLTRVTFEPALYQCFENCGAVVLTVERRGGDVARMAVRVDFRTEDGTANAGSDYEYAEGTLLFKPGETQREIRVGIIDDDIFEEDEYFRVHLSNVQAAWAEPGAEPPPKACLGPAATATVTIFDDDHAGIFTFEGASVRVSESVGAVRVRVLRTSGARGCVALPYRTMEGTAKAGEDYEEAEGKVEFLNDEITKFIEIKIIDDEEYEKNKNFHLELGPPELLEMGLRHGTGGGGEGTVHGTGGCNVDGALGSTGKWGGGSQRLTVPLPLLTTGDSNENRPTEGEEGTAIAKMGCPSLGEHPKLEVVIEESYEFKSTVDKLIKKTNLALVVGSSSWREQFVSAVTVSAGDEDEDETGEERLPSCFDYIMHFLTVFWKVLFAFVPPTEYWGGWACFLVSIALIGVLTALTGDLASHFGCTVGLKDSVTAVVFVALGTSVPDTFASRAAAIQDQYADASIGNVTGSNAVNVFLGIGVAWTIAAGYWASQGQRFVVSPGTLAFSVTLFTIFALLSIAVLLYRRRAPVGGELGGPRTPKILTALLFFCFWLLYILLAALEAYCHIQGF; this is encoded by the exons ATGCCTCACCTGTCCCACCTTGGGGCCTCtaccttcttcctcctcctggccTTGAGCCTCCCGCTGCACCAGGCCAAggtggaggaggggctgaggAGTCCAACCCAGGGAGCATCATCGCTGGATGGGGCTAATGTCAGCACCTTGTGCCAGGAGGCCTCAGAGTGCCAGGAGGGAGTGATCCTGCCTGTGTGGCTACCCCAGAACCCCTCGGTGGGCGACAAGGTGGCCCGGGCCATCGTGTACTTCGTGGCAATGATCTACATGTTCCTGGGCATGTCCATCATTGCCGACCGCTTCATGGCCTCCATCGAGGTCATCACCTCGCAGGAGAAAGAGATCACTGTGAAGAAGGCCAATGGTGAGACCAGCACCACCACTATCCGCATCTGGAACGAGACAGTCTCCAACCTGACGCTCATGGCGCTGGGTTCCTCAGCGCCCGAGATCATGCTCTCCATCATCGAGATCGTGGGCCACAACTTCCAGGCAGGCGACATGGGGCCCAGCACCATCGTGGGCAGTGCCGCCTTCAACATGTTTGTCATCATCGCTGTGTGCGTGCACGTGGTGCCCGAGGGCGAGACGCGCAGGATCAAGCACCTGCGCGTCTTCTTTGTTACGGCTGCCTGGAGCATCTTCGCCTACATCTGGCTCTACCTCATCCTGGCCTGCTTCTCCCCCGGTGAGGTGGAGGTGTGGGAAGGCCTGCTCACTTTCCTCTTCTTCCCCATCTGCGTGGTGCAGGCCTGGCTGGCCGACCGCCGCCTCCTCTTCTACAGGTACATGCAGAAGAAGTACCGCGCTGACAAGGCCCGGGGCCTGATCATTGAGACAGAAGGCGACGCTTCCCTCCCCAAGCTGGAGGTGGAGTTGGACAGCGCCCAGGCCAGCGGAATGGGCGAGGCAGACAAGGACGGGGACGAGGAGGCCCGGCGTGACATGGCGCGCACCCTGAGGGACCTGCGGCAGAAGCACCCAGAGAAGGACATGGAGCAGCTGATTGAGATGGCGAACTACCATGTGCTGGTGCAGCAGCAAAAGAGCCGGGCCTTCTACCGCATCCAGGCTACCCGCATGATGATCGGAGCGGGCAACATCCTGAAGAAGCACGCAGCCGACCAGGCGCGCAAGGCGCTGAGTCTGCCGGAGGTGCGCCCCGAGGACGATGACTCGCTCACCAGGGTGACCTTCGAGCCGGCGCTGTACCAGTGCTTTGAGAACTGCGGTGCCGTGGTGCTGACGGTGGAGCGGCGCGGTGGTGACGTGGCCCGCATGGCCGTGCGTGTGGATTTCCGCACCGAGGACGGCACGGCCAATGCCGGCTCGGACTACGAGTACGCCGAGGGCACGCTGCTCTTCAAGCCGGGAGAGACGCAGCGCGAGATCCGCGTGGGCATCATCGACGATGACATCTTCGAGGAGGACGAGTACTTCCGCGTGCACCTCAGCAACGTGCAGGCTGCCTGGGCCGAGCCGGGCGCTGAGCCGCCCCCCAAGGCCTGCCTGGGCCCCGCCGCCACTGCCACCGTCACCATCTTCGACGACGATCATGCCGGCATCTTCACCTTTGAGGGCGCCTCGGTGCGGGTCAGCGAGAGCGTGGGGGCCGTGCGGGTGCGGGTGCTGCGCACCTCAGGGGCCCGGGGCTGCGTGGCCCTGCCCTACCGCACCATGGAGGGTACCGCAAAGGCTGGGGAGGACTATGAGGAGGCCGAGGGCAAGGTGGAGTTCCTCAACGACGAGATCAC GAAATTCATCGAGATTAAAATAATCGATGACGAGGAATATGAGAAAAACAAGAATTTCCACCTGGAGCTGGGGCCCCCTGAACTGCTGGAGATGGGGCTGCGGCATGgtacggggggcgggggggagggcacaGTCCATGGTACTGGGGGGTGCAATGTGGATGGGGCGCTGGGCAGCacagggaagtggggtgggggaagccagAGACTAACAGTCCCTCTGCCTCTTCTCACCACAGGTGACTCTAATGAGAACCGCCCcactgagggggaggaggggaccgcCATCGCCAAGATGGGGTGTCCCAGCCTTGGGGAACACCCCAAACTTGAGGTGGTGATTGAGGAGTCCTATGAGTTCAAG agtacTGTGGACAAACTGATCAAGAAAACCAACTTGGCACTGGTtgtggggagcagcagctggagggagCAATTCGTCAGTGCCGTGACGGTCAGCGCTG GGGATGAGGACGAGGACGAGACAGGCGAGGAGCGGCTCCCGTCCTGCTTCGACTACATCATGCACTTCCTGACGGTGTTCTGGAAGGTTCTCTTTGCCTTCGTGCCCCCCACCGAGtactgggggggctgggcctgcTTCCTTGTCTCCATCGCGCTCATTGGTGTGCTCACTGCGCTCACTGGTGACCTGGCCTCGCACTTCGGCTGCACCGTCGGCCTCAAGGACTCAGTCACTGCCGTGGTCTTCGTGGCCCTTGGCACCTCCGTGCCtg ACACCTTTGCCAGTCGGGCAGCGGCAATCCAGGACCAATACGCGGATGCCTCTATCGGCAACGTGACGGGCAGTAATGCAGTCAATGTCTTCCTGGGCATAGGGGTGGCCTGGACCATTGCGGCCGGGTACTGGGCCAGCCAGGGCCAGCGCTTTGTGGTGTCGCCGGGCACGCTGGCCTTCTCCGTCACGCTTTTCACTATCTTTGCCCTGCTGAGCATCGCTGTGCTGCTGTACCGGCGCCGAGCACCCGTGGGGGGCGAGCTGGGGGGTCCCCgcacccccaaaatcctcactGCCCTGCTCTTCTTCTGTTTCTGGCTCCTCTACATCCTGCTGGCTGCTCTGGAGGCTTACTGCCACATCCAGGGCTTCTGA
- the LOC125640619 gene encoding sodium/calcium exchanger 3-like isoform X3, producing MPESVYLSSGRGSVCAARPRGEVVLPPDPTVRSCLPTPTPTMPHLSHLGASTFFLLLALSLPLHQAKVEEGLRSPTQGASSLDGANVSTLCQEASECQEGVILPVWLPQNPSVGDKVARAIVYFVAMIYMFLGMSIIADRFMASIEVITSQEKEITVKKANGETSTTTIRIWNETVSNLTLMALGSSAPEIMLSIIEIVGHNFQAGDMGPSTIVGSAAFNMFVIIAVCVHVVPEGETRRIKHLRVFFVTAAWSIFAYIWLYLILACFSPGEVEVWEGLLTFLFFPICVVQAWLADRRLLFYRYMQKKYRADKARGLIIETEGDASLPKLEVELDSAQASGMGEADKDGDEEARRDMARTLRDLRQKHPEKDMEQLIEMANYHVLVQQQKSRAFYRIQATRMMIGAGNILKKHAADQARKALSLPEVRPEDDDSLTRVTFEPALYQCFENCGAVVLTVERRGGDVARMAVRVDFRTEDGTANAGSDYEYAEGTLLFKPGETQREIRVGIIDDDIFEEDEYFRVHLSNVQAAWAEPGAEPPPKACLGPAATATVTIFDDDHAGIFTFEGASVRVSESVGAVRVRVLRTSGARGCVALPYRTMEGTAKAGEDYEEAEGKVEFLNDEITKFIEIKIIDDEEYEKNKNFHLELGPPELLEMGLRHGTGGGGEGTVHGTGGCNVDGALGSTGKWGGGSQRLTVPLPLLTTGDSNENRPTEGEEGTAIAKMGCPSLGEHPKLEVVIEESYEFKSTVDKLIKKTNLALVVGSSSWREQFVSAVTVSAGDEDEDETGEERLPSCFDYIMHFLTVFWKVLFAFVPPTEYWGGWACFLVSIALIGVLTALTGDLASHFGCTVGLKDSVTAVVFVALGTSVPDTFASRAAAIQDQYADASIGNVTGSNAVNVFLGIGVAWTIAAGYWASQGQRFVVSPGTLAFSVTLFTIFALLSIAVLLYRRRAPVGGELGGPRTPKILTALLFFCFWLLYILLAALEAYCHIQGF from the exons ATGCCGGAGAGCGTTT ATCTGAGCAGCGGCAGGGGGAGCGTCTGTGCAGCCCGCCCCAGAGGGGAGGTGGTGCTGCCACCTGACCCCACAGTCCG GTCCTGCCTGCCCACCCCTACTCCCACCATGCCTCACCTGTCCCACCTTGGGGCCTCtaccttcttcctcctcctggccTTGAGCCTCCCGCTGCACCAGGCCAAggtggaggaggggctgaggAGTCCAACCCAGGGAGCATCATCGCTGGATGGGGCTAATGTCAGCACCTTGTGCCAGGAGGCCTCAGAGTGCCAGGAGGGAGTGATCCTGCCTGTGTGGCTACCCCAGAACCCCTCGGTGGGCGACAAGGTGGCCCGGGCCATCGTGTACTTCGTGGCAATGATCTACATGTTCCTGGGCATGTCCATCATTGCCGACCGCTTCATGGCCTCCATCGAGGTCATCACCTCGCAGGAGAAAGAGATCACTGTGAAGAAGGCCAATGGTGAGACCAGCACCACCACTATCCGCATCTGGAACGAGACAGTCTCCAACCTGACGCTCATGGCGCTGGGTTCCTCAGCGCCCGAGATCATGCTCTCCATCATCGAGATCGTGGGCCACAACTTCCAGGCAGGCGACATGGGGCCCAGCACCATCGTGGGCAGTGCCGCCTTCAACATGTTTGTCATCATCGCTGTGTGCGTGCACGTGGTGCCCGAGGGCGAGACGCGCAGGATCAAGCACCTGCGCGTCTTCTTTGTTACGGCTGCCTGGAGCATCTTCGCCTACATCTGGCTCTACCTCATCCTGGCCTGCTTCTCCCCCGGTGAGGTGGAGGTGTGGGAAGGCCTGCTCACTTTCCTCTTCTTCCCCATCTGCGTGGTGCAGGCCTGGCTGGCCGACCGCCGCCTCCTCTTCTACAGGTACATGCAGAAGAAGTACCGCGCTGACAAGGCCCGGGGCCTGATCATTGAGACAGAAGGCGACGCTTCCCTCCCCAAGCTGGAGGTGGAGTTGGACAGCGCCCAGGCCAGCGGAATGGGCGAGGCAGACAAGGACGGGGACGAGGAGGCCCGGCGTGACATGGCGCGCACCCTGAGGGACCTGCGGCAGAAGCACCCAGAGAAGGACATGGAGCAGCTGATTGAGATGGCGAACTACCATGTGCTGGTGCAGCAGCAAAAGAGCCGGGCCTTCTACCGCATCCAGGCTACCCGCATGATGATCGGAGCGGGCAACATCCTGAAGAAGCACGCAGCCGACCAGGCGCGCAAGGCGCTGAGTCTGCCGGAGGTGCGCCCCGAGGACGATGACTCGCTCACCAGGGTGACCTTCGAGCCGGCGCTGTACCAGTGCTTTGAGAACTGCGGTGCCGTGGTGCTGACGGTGGAGCGGCGCGGTGGTGACGTGGCCCGCATGGCCGTGCGTGTGGATTTCCGCACCGAGGACGGCACGGCCAATGCCGGCTCGGACTACGAGTACGCCGAGGGCACGCTGCTCTTCAAGCCGGGAGAGACGCAGCGCGAGATCCGCGTGGGCATCATCGACGATGACATCTTCGAGGAGGACGAGTACTTCCGCGTGCACCTCAGCAACGTGCAGGCTGCCTGGGCCGAGCCGGGCGCTGAGCCGCCCCCCAAGGCCTGCCTGGGCCCCGCCGCCACTGCCACCGTCACCATCTTCGACGACGATCATGCCGGCATCTTCACCTTTGAGGGCGCCTCGGTGCGGGTCAGCGAGAGCGTGGGGGCCGTGCGGGTGCGGGTGCTGCGCACCTCAGGGGCCCGGGGCTGCGTGGCCCTGCCCTACCGCACCATGGAGGGTACCGCAAAGGCTGGGGAGGACTATGAGGAGGCCGAGGGCAAGGTGGAGTTCCTCAACGACGAGATCAC GAAATTCATCGAGATTAAAATAATCGATGACGAGGAATATGAGAAAAACAAGAATTTCCACCTGGAGCTGGGGCCCCCTGAACTGCTGGAGATGGGGCTGCGGCATGgtacggggggcgggggggagggcacaGTCCATGGTACTGGGGGGTGCAATGTGGATGGGGCGCTGGGCAGCacagggaagtggggtgggggaagccagAGACTAACAGTCCCTCTGCCTCTTCTCACCACAGGTGACTCTAATGAGAACCGCCCcactgagggggaggaggggaccgcCATCGCCAAGATGGGGTGTCCCAGCCTTGGGGAACACCCCAAACTTGAGGTGGTGATTGAGGAGTCCTATGAGTTCAAG agtacTGTGGACAAACTGATCAAGAAAACCAACTTGGCACTGGTtgtggggagcagcagctggagggagCAATTCGTCAGTGCCGTGACGGTCAGCGCTG GGGATGAGGACGAGGACGAGACAGGCGAGGAGCGGCTCCCGTCCTGCTTCGACTACATCATGCACTTCCTGACGGTGTTCTGGAAGGTTCTCTTTGCCTTCGTGCCCCCCACCGAGtactgggggggctgggcctgcTTCCTTGTCTCCATCGCGCTCATTGGTGTGCTCACTGCGCTCACTGGTGACCTGGCCTCGCACTTCGGCTGCACCGTCGGCCTCAAGGACTCAGTCACTGCCGTGGTCTTCGTGGCCCTTGGCACCTCCGTGCCtg ACACCTTTGCCAGTCGGGCAGCGGCAATCCAGGACCAATACGCGGATGCCTCTATCGGCAACGTGACGGGCAGTAATGCAGTCAATGTCTTCCTGGGCATAGGGGTGGCCTGGACCATTGCGGCCGGGTACTGGGCCAGCCAGGGCCAGCGCTTTGTGGTGTCGCCGGGCACGCTGGCCTTCTCCGTCACGCTTTTCACTATCTTTGCCCTGCTGAGCATCGCTGTGCTGCTGTACCGGCGCCGAGCACCCGTGGGGGGCGAGCTGGGGGGTCCCCgcacccccaaaatcctcactGCCCTGCTCTTCTTCTGTTTCTGGCTCCTCTACATCCTGCTGGCTGCTCTGGAGGCTTACTGCCACATCCAGGGCTTCTGA